From one Verrucomicrobiota bacterium genomic stretch:
- the cysC gene encoding adenylyl-sulfate kinase, whose amino-acid sequence MEKGFVIWYTGVAASGKSTINQEVLRRLRERDVKIENFDADEVRANISPNLGFTLEARDENTKRLAFFGSILARNGVSASIAAVSSLRRFRDRARSMIDHFVEVYVKCSLDECKKRDPKGLYKKATEGKINDIAGWHQPYEEPLNPELVLDTTKLGIEECAVAVIAKLEQLGYLPATVAAASTETGYSADEEAKVRKRLADLGYL is encoded by the coding sequence ATGGAGAAGGGATTTGTCATCTGGTACACGGGCGTTGCGGCGTCCGGCAAGTCGACCATCAACCAGGAAGTGCTCCGGCGGCTACGCGAGCGCGACGTCAAGATCGAGAACTTCGACGCCGACGAGGTGCGTGCCAACATCAGCCCGAACCTCGGTTTCACGCTCGAGGCGCGCGACGAGAACACGAAGCGGCTCGCGTTCTTCGGCAGCATCCTGGCGCGCAATGGCGTCTCGGCGAGCATCGCGGCGGTCTCGAGCCTGCGCCGGTTCCGCGACCGCGCGCGCAGCATGATCGACCACTTCGTCGAGGTCTACGTGAAGTGTTCGCTCGACGAGTGCAAGAAGCGCGACCCGAAGGGGCTCTATAAGAAGGCCACCGAGGGCAAGATCAACGACATCGCCGGCTGGCACCAGCCGTACGAGGAGCCGCTCAATCCCGAGCTTGTGCTCGACACGACCAAGCTGGGCATCGAGGAGTGCGCCGTGGCCGTGATCGCCAAGCTCGAGCAGCTCGGCTATCTGCCCGCGACGGTCGCCGCTGCCTCGACGGAGACCGGCTATTCGGCCGACGAGGAGGCAAAGGTCAGGAAACGCCTTGCCGATCTGGGGTATCTGTAA
- a CDS encoding alkaline phosphatase family protein yields MLGKLFGRKKAGRKVIMLGLDGTPYSLIKDLAERGVMPATAALVGDEHFAAAGRLMQMDSSIPEISSVAWTSTMTGRNPAKHGIFGFTDLKPGTYDLVFPNFANVQTNVLWDVLGAAGKRSVIVNQPSTYPARKLSGVLIAGFVAIDLKKAVYPPELVPRLEAMGYRIDVDAARTRDDMDAFIEDLFATLRVRERAILELFDEGGWDFFMGVVTGTDRLHHFLWDAYENEAHPRHEVFLDYYRAVDGLIGKITDRIEAGAPLVMMSDHGFTRIKKEVFLNRWLCENGYLDFAADPPESLSQIADGSRAFCLDPSRIYINVKGHYPKGCVEPADVPALLDELAAKLAALADPETGEPMIRNVYRRDEVFSGPLLRQAPCLVLVSNWGWDLKGSVKRHVLAEKGTLTGMHTQDDAFLYIRGAEVTATAKPTVRDVMPTILQLAGCKAPADLDGHSLIG; encoded by the coding sequence ATGTTGGGGAAGCTGTTTGGACGCAAGAAGGCCGGGCGCAAGGTCATCATGCTCGGCCTCGACGGCACACCGTACTCGCTCATCAAGGACCTGGCGGAGCGCGGCGTGATGCCGGCGACGGCGGCGCTCGTCGGCGATGAGCATTTCGCCGCCGCGGGCCGCCTCATGCAGATGGACTCGTCGATCCCTGAGATCTCATCGGTCGCGTGGACCTCGACGATGACAGGCCGCAACCCGGCCAAGCACGGCATCTTCGGCTTCACCGACCTCAAGCCCGGCACCTATGACCTCGTGTTCCCCAATTTCGCCAACGTGCAGACGAACGTGCTCTGGGACGTGCTCGGTGCGGCCGGCAAACGCAGCGTTATCGTCAACCAGCCGTCGACCTATCCAGCGAGGAAGCTCAGCGGCGTGCTCATCGCCGGCTTCGTTGCCATCGACCTCAAGAAAGCCGTGTACCCCCCGGAGCTCGTGCCGCGGCTCGAGGCAATGGGCTACCGCATCGACGTCGACGCCGCCCGCACCCGCGACGACATGGACGCCTTCATCGAGGACCTTTTCGCCACGCTGCGTGTGCGCGAGCGCGCCATCCTCGAGCTGTTCGACGAGGGCGGCTGGGACTTCTTCATGGGCGTGGTCACGGGCACCGACCGGCTCCACCACTTCCTGTGGGACGCCTACGAAAACGAGGCACACCCGCGCCACGAGGTCTTCCTTGACTACTACCGCGCCGTCGACGGGCTTATCGGCAAGATCACCGACCGGATCGAGGCCGGCGCGCCGCTGGTCATGATGTCCGACCACGGCTTCACAAGGATCAAGAAGGAGGTCTTCCTCAACCGCTGGCTGTGCGAGAACGGCTACCTCGACTTCGCGGCCGATCCGCCCGAGTCGCTCTCGCAGATAGCGGACGGCAGCCGCGCGTTCTGCCTCGATCCGTCGCGCATCTACATCAACGTCAAAGGCCATTACCCGAAAGGGTGCGTCGAGCCCGCCGACGTGCCGGCCCTGCTCGACGAACTCGCCGCGAAGCTCGCCGCGCTCGCCGATCCCGAGACGGGGGAACCGATGATCCGCAACGTCTACCGCCGCGACGAGGTCTTCTCCGGCCCGCTCCTCCGGCAGGCGCCGTGCCTCGTGCTCGTCTCGAACTGGGGCTGGGACCTCAAAGGCTCGGTCAAACGGCACGTTCTCGCCGAGAAGGGCACCCTCACCGGCATGCACACGCAGGACGACGCATTCCTCTACATCCGCGGCGCCGAGGTCACCGCGACGGCCAAGCCGACCGTGCGCGACGTGATGCCGACCATCCTGCAGCTCGCCGGATGCAAGGCGCCCGCCGATCTGGACGGCCACAGCCTGATCGGGTAG
- a CDS encoding oligosaccharide flippase family protein produces the protein MNLRNQLIKNILSNWAFLFLNLVIFFFLTPYIIEVLGAERSGLWFLIGSITGYFGIVAFGIPGATEKYVAEYMAKGDHEQVNRVISTSLFLSLWLAAIALATAAVLALVADRVLTVSAAHVTEARWVMLIIGVDLAFSYPCALMFNVLKGFNRHDVRNAMLIPALLVKAGAFVIALVNGGGVVSLVLIQLATNVASYTAATVWVLRKTPWLHVSISTRHPGVCRLLLTYGAFQFVAMAAGRIIVYTDGWIIASMLSMTGVTVYNVAAKLSNQGRDISSGLDMTLRPAASHLHGLGDTAGLQKLLVTGSRIVVILLGALYIVYLTWGGEFIRLWLPGLSPAQAAGSYCCLLILVGAAFLTTPLGPGISIMYGIARHQPFARLGVIVAVANVGLSIALAFPLGIYGVAIGTVTPLFLIRGLYMYRYLPRIVEMSPWHYLVGVWGQPLLALAPLAAVLIGLRFVLEFTSLWWLMGFLAITGSAYVLWVYLVVLRHEEKQLIHDAVGLVVRRPGSRRAAP, from the coding sequence GTGAACCTGCGCAACCAGCTCATCAAGAACATCCTGAGCAACTGGGCTTTTCTTTTTCTCAATCTCGTTATCTTCTTTTTCTTGACTCCCTACATCATCGAGGTGCTCGGGGCCGAACGCTCCGGGCTCTGGTTCCTGATCGGGTCGATCACGGGCTACTTCGGCATCGTGGCCTTCGGCATCCCGGGCGCAACCGAGAAGTACGTGGCCGAGTACATGGCCAAAGGTGACCACGAGCAGGTCAACCGCGTCATCTCGACGTCGCTATTCCTGTCGCTGTGGCTTGCAGCGATCGCGCTGGCGACGGCGGCGGTGCTAGCCCTCGTCGCGGACAGGGTTCTCACGGTCAGCGCGGCACACGTGACCGAGGCGCGCTGGGTGATGCTCATCATCGGCGTCGATCTGGCCTTCTCCTATCCGTGTGCGCTGATGTTCAACGTGCTCAAGGGCTTCAACCGCCACGACGTGCGCAATGCGATGCTCATCCCGGCGCTACTCGTCAAGGCCGGCGCGTTCGTCATCGCGCTCGTGAACGGCGGCGGGGTCGTCTCGCTCGTGCTGATCCAGCTCGCGACGAACGTGGCCAGCTACACAGCTGCCACGGTGTGGGTGCTCCGCAAGACGCCCTGGCTGCACGTGAGCATCAGCACACGTCATCCCGGCGTCTGCAGGCTGTTGCTCACATACGGCGCCTTCCAGTTTGTCGCCATGGCCGCCGGCCGTATCATCGTCTACACCGACGGGTGGATCATCGCCAGCATGCTCAGTATGACGGGAGTGACCGTCTACAATGTCGCCGCCAAGCTCAGCAACCAGGGCCGCGACATCTCGTCGGGACTCGACATGACGTTGCGTCCCGCGGCGAGCCACCTTCACGGGCTCGGCGACACGGCGGGGCTCCAAAAGCTGCTCGTGACCGGCAGCCGCATCGTGGTCATTCTGCTCGGCGCGCTCTACATCGTGTACCTCACCTGGGGCGGCGAGTTCATCCGCCTGTGGCTGCCCGGCCTGAGCCCTGCGCAAGCAGCCGGTTCGTACTGCTGCCTTCTGATCCTGGTCGGAGCGGCATTCCTCACCACACCGCTCGGACCGGGGATCTCGATCATGTACGGCATCGCGAGACACCAACCGTTCGCCAGGCTCGGCGTCATCGTCGCGGTGGCCAACGTTGGTCTGAGCATCGCGCTGGCGTTCCCGCTCGGCATCTATGGCGTGGCGATCGGCACGGTGACGCCGCTGTTTCTCATTCGCGGGCTCTACATGTACCGGTACCTGCCGCGCATCGTGGAGATGAGCCCGTGGCACTACCTCGTCGGCGTGTGGGGCCAACCGCTGCTGGCACTCGCGCCGCTTGCCGCCGTGCTCATTGGACTGCGCTTTGTCCTCGAGTTCACCAGCCTGTGGTGGCTCATGGGCTTCCTGGCGATCACCGGCAGCGCCTACGTCTTGTGGGTCTATCTCGTTGTGCTCCGGCACGAAGAAAAACAGCTTATCCACGACGCCGTCGGGCTCGTCGTCCGCCGCCCGGGGAGCAGGAGGGCGGCGCCGTGA
- a CDS encoding glycosyltransferase: MSRLARDHRVLFCSRAQSWEEVVHTLKTGNGLRWRSRRITPRLIDLPARPWLPRVPQRKDLDQFLLKLQTARIRAALRRRKWDNPILYIWHPDLADMVDRLDARLVCFHCVDDYLGYTHLTDQTRRVMSDQIRYLLDRADLVFAAGNAMRAGLDRADVQVVPNGVDYALFATAHDKAGPRPTDMAHIPRPIVAHIGRLNVKIDYRLLNEIARRRRNWSVLLVGPFLGPFRPEEQRAIDELLAQPNAYHIPAKPVDQLPAYLRHVDVALMAYRMMGWVVRGFPLKLFEYLAAGKPCVGAPLEENIRYGEYVTIANTADEWVAAIEHWLANDSEVLALKRMALAQANSWDDRCASILRLIGERLGGTAP, encoded by the coding sequence ATGTCGCGACTTGCCCGCGACCATCGTGTGCTGTTCTGCTCGCGCGCTCAGTCGTGGGAGGAGGTGGTCCACACACTCAAAACGGGCAACGGCCTGCGCTGGCGATCGAGGCGCATCACGCCGCGCCTCATCGACCTGCCCGCCCGGCCCTGGTTGCCGCGCGTGCCGCAACGGAAGGACCTCGACCAGTTTCTGCTCAAGCTCCAGACCGCACGCATCCGCGCCGCGCTGCGCCGCCGCAAGTGGGACAACCCCATTCTCTACATCTGGCACCCCGACCTGGCCGACATGGTCGATCGTCTCGACGCGCGCCTCGTTTGCTTCCATTGCGTCGATGACTACCTCGGCTACACCCACCTGACGGATCAGACACGCCGAGTAATGTCGGACCAGATCCGCTATCTGCTCGATCGCGCCGATCTCGTCTTCGCTGCCGGCAATGCGATGCGTGCCGGGCTCGACCGCGCCGACGTGCAGGTTGTTCCGAACGGCGTGGACTACGCGCTCTTCGCCACTGCGCACGACAAAGCAGGACCACGGCCGACGGACATGGCGCATATCCCGCGCCCGATCGTCGCCCACATCGGACGGCTCAACGTCAAGATCGACTACCGGTTGCTGAACGAGATCGCACGCCGGCGCCGCAACTGGTCCGTGCTACTTGTCGGCCCGTTTCTCGGTCCTTTTCGGCCCGAGGAACAGAGGGCCATCGACGAGTTGCTCGCACAGCCAAACGCGTACCACATCCCCGCCAAGCCTGTAGACCAACTCCCGGCCTACCTGCGCCACGTCGACGTTGCCTTGATGGCCTACCGTATGATGGGCTGGGTGGTACGTGGCTTCCCTCTCAAACTGTTTGAGTACCTCGCAGCCGGCAAACCGTGCGTTGGCGCCCCGCTCGAAGAAAACATCCGCTACGGCGAGTATGTAACCATCGCCAACACCGCAGACGAGTGGGTTGCAGCCATCGAGCACTGGCTCGCCAACGACTCGGAGGTGCTGGCGCTCAAACGCATGGCGCTGGCCCAAGCCAACTCGTGGGACGACCGCTGCGCCTCTATTCTCAGGTTGATCGGCGAACGTCTCGGGGGCACCGCACCATGA
- a CDS encoding glycosyltransferase: MTGSMGPYTFISFSRDPWNNVWLNRQHIMSRLTREHRALFCSRTPRWQEVWWKLRLREPIRWRSRTITPNLIDFRPWPWTPRVHEWPDLDRSIEKLHVARIRTALHRHGWDNRITYIWHPEMVRMAGRFSERLTCFHCYDDYAGYSWLDEAARRVTNSQIARLVDTADLVFAAGDAMRETLPRADVLVVPNGVDYELYSTARTLDEPPPADLARIPQPIVAHVGRLHMSIDFALLAEIARRRRNWSVLVLGPVPGPYPPEQQAAYDAFVREPNAYRIDGRPVVELPRYLRHVRVTLMAYQVMPWTRRIFPLKLFEYLAAGKPCVGPPLDELVRRAGYVTIVETVDEWIAAIEHWLANDSEVQATKRMALAKANSWDVRCRQILRAVAEKLGDPLPGDEAKL; this comes from the coding sequence ATGACCGGCAGCATGGGACCATATACGTTCATCTCGTTCTCGCGCGATCCTTGGAACAACGTGTGGCTCAACCGCCAACACATCATGTCGCGCCTGACACGCGAACACCGGGCGCTCTTCTGCTCGCGCACGCCCCGCTGGCAGGAGGTCTGGTGGAAGCTGCGGCTGCGCGAGCCGATCCGGTGGCGATCAAGGACGATCACGCCCAATCTGATCGACTTCCGCCCTTGGCCCTGGACGCCTCGCGTCCACGAATGGCCGGACCTGGACCGGTCCATCGAGAAGCTCCACGTCGCGCGGATCCGCACAGCCCTGCACCGTCACGGGTGGGACAACCGCATCACCTACATCTGGCATCCCGAGATGGTGCGCATGGCCGGCCGCTTCAGCGAACGGCTCACCTGTTTCCACTGCTACGACGACTATGCCGGCTACTCGTGGCTTGACGAAGCGGCCCGCCGCGTGACCAACAGCCAGATCGCTCGGCTCGTTGACACGGCCGACCTCGTGTTTGCCGCGGGCGACGCGATGCGCGAGACGCTGCCGCGCGCTGACGTGCTCGTTGTTCCCAACGGCGTCGACTACGAGCTGTACTCGACGGCACGCACCCTCGACGAGCCGCCTCCTGCCGACTTGGCGCGCATTCCGCAGCCCATCGTCGCCCACGTCGGACGTCTGCATATGTCCATCGACTTCGCGCTGCTTGCCGAGATCGCGCGTCGGCGGCGCAACTGGTCCGTCCTGGTACTCGGCCCGGTTCCGGGCCCCTACCCGCCCGAGCAGCAAGCCGCATACGATGCGTTCGTGCGCGAACCGAACGCCTACCGCATCGACGGAAGGCCGGTGGTCGAGCTCCCGCGCTACCTGCGCCACGTGCGCGTGACGCTCATGGCGTACCAGGTCATGCCATGGACCAGACGGATCTTCCCGCTCAAGCTGTTCGAGTACCTCGCCGCCGGCAAGCCGTGTGTCGGCCCGCCGCTTGACGAGCTCGTGCGCCGCGCCGGCTACGTCACCATCGTCGAAACCGTTGATGAATGGATCGCGGCCATCGAGCACTGGCTGGCCAACGACTCGGAGGTACAGGCAACCAAGCGCATGGCGCTGGCGAAGGCCAACTCGTGGGACGTGCGGTGCCGCCAGATCCTGCGCGCAGTTGCCGAGAAGCTCGGAGACCCCCTGCCTGGGGACGAGGCCAAGCTATGA
- a CDS encoding glycosyltransferase, with protein sequence MSDTALQFVSFSNDAWSRVWLNRHHVMSRIARQHPVLFVSQRARPSDLVANCFLHHLPHPGLRRVAPNLLDLVPTRFVPRLETPPLDAPLRSLHTAMVRRDARLLGTGERVLYLWHPDFEPMVGRLGERLVVFHCYDNYGGYHNLSAVQRRRLARAQTRLARRAGLVFASGNAMRELLPADVDVHVIPNGVDFESHERVRAEGSSVPNELERIPRPILAHVGRITPKIDFALLTEIARRRRDWSIVLVGPHESPLRPQDVPPYKTMLAEPNVHCVGFVPPDQMARYIQAMDVGLMAYRLAGWVIKGFPLKLFEYLAGGKPIVAPELEELQLYREYVRFATTPDEWVGAIAQALADTAEQKRHARITLAAQNSWDDRCRRILDLIEARLAGRGGGRT encoded by the coding sequence ATGAGCGACACCGCACTGCAGTTCGTCTCGTTCTCGAACGACGCATGGAGCCGCGTATGGCTGAACCGCCACCACGTCATGTCGCGCATCGCCCGGCAACACCCCGTGCTGTTCGTCTCACAGCGCGCACGGCCCAGCGACCTCGTCGCGAACTGCTTCCTCCACCACCTGCCCCACCCGGGCCTGCGGCGCGTGGCGCCCAACCTGCTCGATCTGGTGCCCACACGCTTTGTGCCACGACTCGAGACACCGCCGCTCGATGCGCCGCTGCGCTCGCTCCATACCGCGATGGTACGCCGCGACGCCCGGTTGCTCGGCACAGGCGAGCGGGTGCTGTACCTGTGGCACCCGGACTTCGAGCCGATGGTCGGCCGACTCGGCGAACGGCTGGTCGTGTTCCATTGCTACGACAACTACGGCGGCTACCACAACCTGAGCGCCGTACAGCGGCGGCGGCTGGCGCGCGCACAAACGCGTCTCGCCCGGCGCGCCGGTCTCGTCTTCGCCTCCGGCAACGCGATGCGCGAGCTGCTGCCCGCCGACGTCGACGTGCACGTGATCCCCAACGGAGTCGATTTCGAATCGCACGAGCGCGTGCGCGCCGAGGGATCGTCCGTACCCAACGAGCTGGAAAGAATCCCGCGCCCGATCCTGGCGCACGTCGGCCGGATCACTCCAAAGATCGACTTCGCGTTGCTTACGGAGATCGCGCGTCGTCGACGCGACTGGTCGATTGTCCTCGTCGGGCCGCACGAGAGCCCGCTTCGGCCGCAAGACGTGCCGCCGTACAAGACGATGCTCGCCGAGCCGAACGTTCACTGCGTCGGGTTCGTGCCGCCAGACCAGATGGCGCGCTACATCCAGGCGATGGACGTTGGGCTTATGGCATACCGGCTCGCCGGCTGGGTCATCAAGGGCTTCCCGCTCAAATTGTTCGAGTACCTCGCCGGCGGTAAGCCGATCGTAGCGCCCGAGCTCGAAGAGCTTCAGCTCTACCGCGAGTACGTACGCTTCGCCACCACGCCGGATGAATGGGTCGGCGCCATCGCTCAAGCCCTGGCCGATACCGCCGAACAGAAGCGGCACGCGCGCATCACACTGGCCGCGCAGAATTCCTGGGACGACCGCTGTCGGCGTATACTCGATCTGATCGAGGCCAGGCTCGCAGGCCGCGGCGGAGGTCGGACGTGA
- a CDS encoding glycosyltransferase, whose amino-acid sequence MDDAHQPYTFISLAYEPWSDIWLNRQHIMSRMARAHRVLHCPRIPWWRELVSRIRCHQPIEWRSRRIAPTLNEIRPAPWLPQVWEWPDLDRFLQKLQAARLRSVLRRAGWDNRILYIWYPEMAGMVGRLGERLVCFHCYDYYLDYPWLRPRERHVLTDRMKRLLDRADLVFAAGGAMATQLGRRDVHIVPNGVDYELFAAAHTLDEPPPVDLAHIPQPIVAHVGRLHAGIDFALLAEIARRRRDWSVVALGPVPGSYPPEQQAAYNAFVREPNAYRIEGKPVIELPRYLRHARVALMAYQHIEWTKQIFPLKLFEYLAAGKPCVGPPIEENIRHSRFVTVATTPEEWVAAIEHWLANDTEELALERMAFARQNSWDARCRRILGLIADKLGDPPPLFGGLPVEPEPHTQGDTGQ is encoded by the coding sequence ATGGACGACGCGCACCAGCCCTACACGTTCATTTCGCTCGCCTACGAGCCGTGGTCGGACATCTGGCTCAACCGCCAGCACATCATGTCGCGCATGGCGCGGGCCCATCGCGTCCTGCATTGCCCCAGGATCCCCTGGTGGCGCGAACTCGTCTCCCGCATCAGATGCCATCAACCGATTGAGTGGCGCTCGCGCCGGATCGCGCCGACACTCAACGAGATTCGCCCCGCGCCCTGGTTGCCACAAGTCTGGGAATGGCCCGACCTGGATCGTTTCCTGCAGAAGCTCCAGGCGGCGCGCCTTCGTTCCGTTCTCCGTCGAGCGGGCTGGGACAACCGTATCCTCTACATCTGGTACCCCGAGATGGCCGGCATGGTCGGCCGCCTCGGCGAGCGACTGGTCTGCTTCCACTGCTATGACTACTACCTCGATTACCCGTGGCTGAGGCCGCGTGAACGCCACGTGCTGACCGACCGGATGAAGCGCCTCCTCGACCGCGCCGATCTCGTTTTCGCCGCCGGCGGGGCAATGGCGACCCAACTCGGGCGGCGCGACGTCCACATTGTCCCCAACGGCGTCGACTATGAGTTGTTCGCTGCCGCGCACACGCTCGACGAGCCGCCACCAGTCGACCTGGCGCACATCCCCCAGCCAATCGTCGCCCACGTCGGGCGGCTCCACGCGGGCATCGACTTCGCGTTGCTCGCCGAGATCGCGCGCCGGCGGCGCGACTGGTCCGTTGTGGCCCTTGGCCCCGTTCCTGGTTCTTACCCGCCCGAGCAGCAGGCGGCCTACAACGCGTTCGTGCGCGAGCCGAATGCCTACCGCATCGAGGGGAAACCGGTCATCGAGCTCCCGCGCTACTTGCGCCACGCGCGCGTAGCCCTTATGGCGTATCAGCACATCGAGTGGACCAAGCAGATCTTCCCTCTCAAGCTCTTCGAATACCTCGCGGCGGGCAAGCCGTGCGTCGGCCCGCCGATCGAGGAGAACATCCGGCACAGCCGATTCGTCACCGTGGCCACAACGCCCGAGGAATGGGTCGCCGCCATCGAGCACTGGCTCGCCAACGACACCGAGGAGCTCGCCCTCGAGCGGATGGCGTTCGCACGCCAGAACTCGTGGGACGCACGCTGCCGCCGAATCCTCGGACTGATCGCCGACAAACTCGGCGATCCACCGCCCCTATTCGGAGGCCTCCCCGTCGAACCGGAGCCACACACGCAAGGAGATACAGGACAATGA